Proteins from a genomic interval of Gadus morhua chromosome 21, gadMor3.0, whole genome shotgun sequence:
- the tmem200a gene encoding transmembrane protein 200A, with the protein MTAAAGVLTGLAKLKRQDSSRSQHRSLQALNSCPGNPTPEPAPRKRKRRSDIVVVRGRLRLYSASGFFLLLGLVILAMGIGMATLGYWPHGANTQAFKSKPAEAGGGTSKSSPGDQQQREAGDKMAAAGAVSGGKMAVVLDGQTSGPAGGLLTRFLDQHRHSERMKMFGPFTMGIGIFIFICANAILHENRDRETKVIHMRDMYSTVIDIHRLRQREIKHQRHNGSFSAEHGGPELRSQGPDASGAARLASHALLAFSSRAGMGSLGGVGGGGGGGAGSAEEEEVLLGGGEEHARVDFGLGGLLAPFYKDRPAGRADPSRRQRSVDREAAEGGGGHRARSIVSSSLSAFTLPVIKLNNCVIDQPDMEAITEEERGAGGAGGEKQSECLRPLASMESLVVPEATLAKASKLPGLHRSNSASMTSQGSFSSSSSLSPAPSSTSGCWLSPGAARSDFGSNNSLHMLSSHSKSLDLERGQSMLSVRPEQRKHPSWPRLDRSNSGRGAGAGASVSRSGSTKGYARLEDREEPTGSDRLLDADANANANAAAAARRDYSKREKLLMISRSHNNLSFERDDANSSALKRGSSETRF; encoded by the exons ATGACTGCAGCAGCAGGAGTGCTAACAGGCTTGGCTAAGCTAAAACGCCAAGACTCCAGCCGATCTCAGCACCGCTCCCTACAGGCCCTGAACTCTTGCCCAGGAAACCCCACGCCAGAACCGGCCCCCAG GAAGAGGAAGCGGCGGTCGGACATTGTGGTCGTGCGTGGGAGGCTCCGCCTTTACTCCGCCTCTGGGTTCTTTCTGCTACTGGGATTGGTCATCCTGGCCATGGGCATCGGCATGGCGACGCTGGGCTACTGGCCGCACGGCGCTAACACGCAGGCGTTCAAAAGCAAGCCAGCCGAGGCCGGGGGTGGGACTAGCAAATCGTCGCCTGGAGACCAACAACAAAGAGAGGCAGGagacaagatggccgccgcggGAGCAGTGAGCGGGGGCAAGATGGCGGTGGTGTTAGACG GTCAGACGTCCGGGCCGGCAGGGGGGCTCCTGACGCGCTTCCTGGACCAGCACCGCCACTCGGAGAGGATGAAGATGTTCGGGCCCTTCACCATGGGGATCggcatcttcatcttcatctgcgCCAACGCCATCCTGCACGAGAACCGGGACCGGGAGACCAAA GTGATCCACATGAGGGACATGTACTCCACCGTCATCGACATCCACCGGCTCCGGCAGCGCGAGATCAAGCACCAGCGCCACAACGGCTCCTTCTCCGCGGAGCACGGGGGCCCCGAGCTCCGCTCACAGGGGCCCGACGCCTCGGGGGCCGCCCGCCTGGCCAGCCACGCCCTGCTGGCCTTCTCCTCCCGCGCCGGCATGGGCTccctgggaggggtggggggaggaggaggaggaggagcggggtccgcggaggaagaggaggtgctgctgggcgGAGGGGAGGAGCACGCCAGGGTGGACTTTGGGCTCGGCGGGCTCCTGGCGCCGTTCTACAAGGACCGGCCCGCGGGCCGGGCCGACCCGTCCCGCCGGCAGCGGTCGGTGGACCGGGAGGCggcggagggcgggggggggcaccgCGCGCGCTCCAtcgtctcctcctcgctctccgccTTCACGCTGCCCGTCATCAAGCTCAACAACTGCGTCATCGACCAGCCGGACATGGAGGCCATCacggaggaggagcgaggagcggggggagcggggggagagAAGCAGAGCGAGTGCCTGCGACCCCTGGCCTCCATGGAGTCCCTGGTGGTTCCCGAGGCGACGCTGGCCAAGGCCTCCAAGCTGCCGGGGCTCCACCGTAGCAACTCGGCGTCCATGACCTCCCAGggctccttctcctcgtcctcctcgctctccccgGCGCCCTCGTCGACCTCGGGCTGCTGGCTCTCCCCCGGCGCGGCCCGGAGCGACTTCGGCTCCAACAACTCTCTGCACATGCTCAGTAGCCACTCCAAGTCCCTGGACCTGGAGCGTGGGCAGAGCATGCTCAGCGTGCGTCCCGAGCAGCGGAAGCACCCCAGCTGGCCCCGCCTGGACCGTAGCAACAGCGGCCGCGGCGCCGGCGCCGGCGCTAGCGTTAGCCGCAGCGGCAGCACCAAGGGCTACGCGCGGCTGGAGGACCGCGAGGAGCCGACCGGTTCGGACCGGCTGCTGGACGCCGACGCCAACGCCAacgccaacgccgccgccgccgccaggcgGGACTACAGCAAGCGCGAGAAGCTGCTCATGATTTCCCGATCGCACAACAATCTGAGCTTCGAGCGCGACGACGCTAACAGCAGCGCGCTGAAGCGTGGGAGCTCGGAGACCCGCTTCTGA